The Streptomyces pactum genome contains a region encoding:
- a CDS encoding extracellular solute-binding protein, translating into MSSRLPAQGVPTASDPVRRLSRRRLLRHTMAGAGALLAAGPLSGCASPASASGTSSLSVWDLFQGGDGMLMDEMIEAVSQGAGDARGFEVDRTILDWGPSYYTKLAMSAAGGRASDVAAMHLSRLAGYAPGGLVDPFDLDLLAEFGVTSGDFTPAVWGRTQLDGTVYAIPLDVHPFIVFYDQEAADAAGLLDSSGELAPMGSPEALLDAGKALAEATGEAGILFGHVTDTAQNWRLFAALYAQTGAEFTLPDGGPPRIDTDAAVRVVTFMMQLFDGRTNPNNLDYNSALAAFTSGRGGMAMLGEWELPTLKKTGIPLGAASFPQVFDEPAVYTDSHSFVLPHQENPDPARRREAHRYVAEILKQSLTWASAGHIPAYQPVLAEPEYAALTPQSSYADAAEVAVLDPPNWFVGAGSNFQNRMCQPLQSALLGNTSADKAVRQMVREADALLRQPNPVA; encoded by the coding sequence GCCTCACCGGCCTCCGCCTCCGGCACCTCCTCGCTGAGCGTCTGGGACCTGTTCCAGGGCGGCGACGGCATGCTGATGGACGAGATGATCGAGGCCGTCTCCCAGGGTGCCGGGGACGCCAGGGGCTTCGAGGTGGACCGCACGATCCTCGACTGGGGGCCGTCGTACTACACCAAGCTCGCCATGTCCGCGGCCGGCGGCCGGGCCTCCGACGTGGCCGCCATGCACCTGTCCCGGCTGGCGGGCTACGCGCCCGGCGGCCTGGTGGACCCCTTCGACCTGGACCTGCTCGCCGAGTTCGGCGTCACGAGCGGGGACTTCACGCCCGCCGTCTGGGGGCGGACCCAGCTCGACGGCACGGTCTACGCGATCCCGCTCGACGTCCACCCCTTCATCGTCTTCTACGACCAGGAGGCCGCGGACGCCGCCGGCCTCCTGGACTCCTCGGGCGAGCTCGCCCCGATGGGCTCGCCCGAGGCCCTGCTGGACGCGGGCAAGGCCCTCGCCGAGGCGACGGGGGAGGCCGGCATCCTGTTCGGCCACGTCACCGACACCGCGCAGAACTGGCGCCTGTTCGCCGCCCTCTACGCGCAGACCGGCGCCGAGTTCACCCTGCCCGACGGCGGGCCCCCGCGGATCGACACCGACGCCGCCGTACGCGTCGTGACCTTCATGATGCAGCTCTTCGACGGCCGTACCAACCCCAACAACCTGGACTACAACAGCGCGCTGGCCGCCTTCACCAGCGGTCGCGGCGGCATGGCCATGCTGGGGGAGTGGGAGCTGCCGACGCTGAAGAAGACCGGTATCCCGCTGGGCGCCGCCTCCTTCCCCCAGGTCTTCGACGAACCGGCCGTCTACACCGACAGCCACAGCTTCGTCCTGCCCCACCAGGAGAACCCCGACCCCGCCCGGCGCCGCGAGGCCCACCGGTACGTCGCCGAGATACTCAAGCAGAGCCTCACCTGGGCGAGCGCCGGACACATCCCCGCCTACCAGCCCGTGCTCGCCGAGCCCGAGTACGCCGCCCTCACCCCGCAGTCCTCCTACGCCGACGCCGCGGAAGTGGCGGTGCTCGACCCGCCCAACTGGTTCGTCGGCGCCGGCTCGAACTTTCAGAACCGCATGTGCCAGCCGCTCCAGTCGGCGCTGCTGGGCAACACCTCCGCCGACAAGGCGGTGCGTCAGATGGTCCGCGAGGCGGACGCGCTGCTGCGGCAGCCCAACCCGGTGGCCTGA